Proteins encoded together in one Flavobacteriales bacterium window:
- a CDS encoding aminotransferase class III-fold pyridoxal phosphate-dependent enzyme: MNLFDVYPLFDITPVRAEGVYVFTEDNTRYLDLYGGHAVISIGHSHPQYVRALTEQLQRIGFYSNSVHVPIQQQLATQLGEMSGYADYDLFLINSGAEANENAIKLASFRTGRRKVIAFKDSFHGRTAAAVNVTDNSKLSAPVNDANFPVQFIALNDIQSVEDALKTKDVCAVIIEGIQGVGGLNSPTVEFLKQLASLCKQYGTMLILDEIQSGYGRTGTFFAHQAAGIRPDLITIAKGMGNGFPVGGVLISPEFEAKHGMLGTTFGGNHLACAAALAVLEVMKAEELMANAQTVGQQLKDALMEIPQITTIKGRGLMLGISFEGSAKPIRDKLLYEHHIFTGASSDPSQIRILPPLSITWNEVAPFISALKTILQ; this comes from the coding sequence ATGAACCTGTTTGACGTTTATCCTTTATTCGATATCACACCCGTTCGGGCGGAAGGCGTGTACGTGTTTACGGAAGACAATACGCGTTACCTCGATCTTTATGGAGGTCACGCGGTCATTTCTATCGGGCACAGCCATCCGCAGTATGTGAGGGCTTTGACCGAACAATTGCAGCGCATTGGCTTCTATTCCAATTCGGTGCATGTGCCTATTCAGCAACAGTTGGCAACGCAGCTTGGCGAAATGAGCGGCTACGCGGATTACGACCTATTCCTGATCAATAGCGGTGCCGAGGCCAACGAGAACGCCATCAAACTCGCTTCTTTCCGAACAGGAAGACGCAAGGTGATTGCCTTCAAAGACAGCTTTCACGGAAGAACAGCTGCGGCAGTGAACGTGACCGACAACAGCAAACTTTCCGCCCCTGTCAACGATGCCAATTTCCCTGTGCAATTCATAGCACTGAACGATATCCAAAGCGTTGAAGATGCTTTGAAAACAAAGGATGTCTGTGCCGTCATTATTGAAGGCATTCAAGGCGTTGGAGGTTTGAACAGTCCAACGGTGGAGTTTTTGAAACAATTAGCTTCGCTTTGCAAGCAATACGGCACCATGCTGATCCTGGATGAGATCCAAAGCGGTTATGGTCGAACAGGAACTTTCTTTGCACATCAAGCCGCTGGAATCCGTCCTGATCTGATCACCATCGCCAAAGGAATGGGCAACGGTTTTCCCGTGGGAGGTGTGCTCATTAGTCCTGAATTTGAAGCCAAACATGGCATGTTGGGAACCACTTTCGGTGGCAACCACTTGGCCTGTGCTGCAGCGCTTGCCGTGTTGGAGGTAATGAAAGCGGAAGAACTGATGGCCAATGCTCAAACTGTGGGACAACAGCTGAAAGATGCACTGATGGAAATCCCGCAGATCACGACCATTAAAGGCCGCGGATTGATGCTTGGCATCAGTTTCGAAGGATCTGCAAAACCCATTCGCGACAAGCTGCTTTACGAACACCATATTTTCACAGGCGCTTCATCAGACCCAAGTCAGATACGCATCCTCCCTCCGCTTTCCATCACGTGGAACGAGGTCGCTCCTTTCATCAGCGCGCTTAAAACCATTCTGCAATGA
- a CDS encoding N-acetylornithine carbamoyltransferase, translated as MKQFIGVNDVDDLNGLVALARKLKHQPYEHKHFGQNRTLGLVFFNPSLRTRLSTQKAAMNLGMHVMVMNLNNDGWSIELEDGTRMDAGTQEHIKEAAGVISQYCDIIGLRTFPSLKDKEQDYSDRVIQKFIQHATVPIVSLESAIRHPLQSLADLITIEEQKTKARPKVVLSWAPHPRSLPQAVPNSFAEWMREADVDFCIANPEGFDLAPEFTKGITVYHDQDEALKNADFVYAKNWSSYTDYGRIGEGWDDWMITPQKMALTEKGKFMHCLPVRRNVVVSDDVIDSSASLVLEQANNRTYAAQAVLLRMLQNG; from the coding sequence ATGAAACAATTCATCGGTGTAAATGACGTGGACGACCTGAATGGCCTGGTGGCGCTGGCGCGTAAACTCAAGCACCAACCATACGAACACAAACACTTCGGACAGAACCGCACCTTGGGTTTGGTCTTCTTCAATCCAAGTCTTCGTACGCGTTTGAGCACACAGAAAGCGGCCATGAATTTGGGCATGCACGTCATGGTGATGAACCTGAACAACGATGGTTGGTCCATTGAATTGGAAGATGGCACGCGCATGGATGCTGGCACTCAGGAACACATCAAGGAAGCAGCAGGCGTCATTTCGCAGTACTGCGACATCATCGGGCTGCGCACTTTTCCTTCGCTCAAAGACAAGGAACAAGATTACAGCGACCGCGTGATCCAAAAGTTCATTCAGCACGCCACTGTTCCCATCGTTTCATTGGAAAGCGCCATTCGCCATCCTTTGCAGTCCTTGGCCGACCTCATTACCATCGAGGAACAAAAGACCAAAGCACGGCCCAAAGTGGTGTTGAGTTGGGCGCCACACCCGCGCTCCTTGCCGCAAGCCGTTCCCAATTCCTTTGCCGAATGGATGCGTGAAGCAGATGTGGATTTCTGCATCGCCAACCCAGAAGGATTTGATCTTGCTCCCGAATTCACGAAAGGAATCACGGTGTACCACGATCAGGATGAGGCCTTGAAAAATGCCGATTTCGTGTATGCCAAAAACTGGTCGTCTTACACAGATTATGGCCGAATTGGCGAAGGTTGGGACGATTGGATGATCACACCCCAAAAGATGGCGCTTACCGAGAAAGGCAAATTCATGCACTGTTTGCCCGTTCGTAGAAACGTGGTGGTGAGCGATGACGTGATCGATTCATCAGCTTCGTTGGTGTTGGAACAGGCCAACAATCGAACCTATGCCGCACAGGCGGTGCTTCTTCGCATGCTGCAAAATGGATAA
- the argB gene encoding acetylglutamate kinase, whose protein sequence is MDKLQVIKIGGNVIDNASELETVLYSVASIKGPKILVHGGGKLASELSRSMGIEPQMVDGRRITSKQDLEIVTMVYAGLINKNITAQLQAFACNAVGLSGADGNAIASVKRPVNPINFGLVGDVKAVNTSFIKVLLDAGITPVFCAITHDETGQLLNTNADTIASELAASMSSYYTSELIYCFEKQGVLLNPEDEDSVIPILDEAQYLQLKSDKAIHSGMLPKLDNCFAALAKGVSRVIIGNSSFIEDRSLPHTTIIPKQA, encoded by the coding sequence ATGGATAAGCTGCAGGTTATAAAGATCGGTGGCAATGTCATCGACAATGCTTCAGAACTGGAAACGGTGCTGTACAGCGTGGCTTCCATAAAAGGCCCGAAAATCCTGGTGCATGGTGGCGGAAAACTGGCTTCAGAACTAAGCCGAAGCATGGGCATTGAGCCACAAATGGTGGATGGCCGCAGGATCACTTCCAAGCAAGATCTGGAGATTGTGACCATGGTCTATGCCGGATTGATCAACAAGAACATTACCGCTCAATTGCAAGCCTTTGCCTGCAATGCAGTCGGGCTTTCTGGTGCTGATGGGAACGCCATCGCCTCCGTAAAACGTCCTGTGAATCCGATAAACTTCGGATTGGTGGGAGATGTGAAAGCCGTCAATACTTCCTTTATCAAGGTTTTACTTGATGCCGGGATCACCCCTGTTTTCTGTGCCATCACGCACGATGAAACAGGTCAATTGCTGAATACCAATGCCGATACCATTGCTTCAGAGCTGGCTGCATCTATGAGTAGCTATTATACAAGTGAATTGATCTATTGCTTTGAAAAACAAGGCGTTCTATTAAATCCAGAAGACGAAGATTCGGTCATTCCTATTTTGGATGAAGCGCAGTATCTCCAATTGAAAAGTGACAAGGCCATCCATTCGGGCATGCTTCCCAAATTGGATAATTGTTTTGCGGCTTTGGCCAAAGGCGTTTCGCGGGTCATTATTGGAAACAGCAGTTTCATTGAAGACAGAAGCTTGCCGCACACCACCATCATCCCGAAGCAAGCATGA
- a CDS encoding M20 family metallo-hydrolase, which yields MSELTLHGEAIQLLKQLIATPSFSGEENGTADLIQDWLKDHGVETERLGNNVWALNAHFDVAKPTILLNSHHDTVKPNKAYTRDPFLAQEEAGTLYGLGSNDAGGCLVSLLATFLHFYERKELKYNLLIAASAEEENSGANGISSLLPLLPPIACGVVGEPTSMNMAVAEKGLMVIDGTASGTAGHAAHENADNALYNALDDINLIRHFAFPKVSESSGKVKATVTQIEAGQQHNVVPAACKFVVDVRVNEHYTNQEVFEILNSLTKSELKARSFRLNSSSIANDHPLVKAGLALGRKTYGSPTLSDQALMAFPTVKMGPGESTRSHQADEFVLLSEIEEGISLHIQLLEKLL from the coding sequence ATGAGCGAACTGACACTTCATGGCGAAGCCATTCAGCTTCTGAAGCAGCTTATTGCCACGCCTTCCTTTTCGGGAGAGGAAAACGGAACCGCTGATCTTATTCAAGACTGGTTGAAAGACCATGGCGTTGAAACCGAGCGTTTGGGAAACAATGTTTGGGCGCTGAATGCGCATTTCGATGTGGCAAAACCGACCATCCTGCTCAATTCGCACCACGATACCGTGAAACCGAATAAGGCCTACACCCGCGACCCGTTTCTTGCACAGGAAGAAGCGGGCACACTCTACGGTTTGGGAAGTAATGATGCAGGCGGATGTTTGGTTTCGTTGCTTGCCACCTTCCTTCATTTTTACGAACGAAAGGAACTGAAATACAACCTGCTCATTGCCGCATCAGCCGAAGAAGAAAACTCAGGTGCCAATGGCATCAGTTCTTTGCTTCCACTGTTACCACCCATTGCATGTGGCGTGGTGGGCGAACCTACTTCCATGAACATGGCCGTAGCTGAAAAGGGCCTGATGGTGATCGATGGCACTGCTTCTGGCACAGCAGGCCACGCAGCGCACGAAAATGCCGACAATGCCCTCTATAATGCCTTGGATGACATCAACCTGATACGCCACTTCGCGTTCCCTAAGGTTTCCGAAAGCTCAGGAAAAGTAAAGGCAACGGTGACGCAAATAGAGGCTGGACAACAGCATAATGTGGTGCCTGCCGCCTGCAAGTTTGTGGTGGATGTGCGCGTCAATGAGCATTACACCAATCAAGAGGTGTTTGAGATATTGAACAGCTTGACCAAAAGCGAATTGAAAGCGCGCTCCTTCCGACTCAACTCCTCCTCCATTGCCAACGATCATCCGCTGGTGAAAGCCGGCTTGGCGCTCGGTAGAAAAACCTACGGTTCTCCTACCCTTTCCGACCAGGCATTGATGGCTTTTCCTACGGTGAAAATGGGTCCGGGAGAATCCACGCGTTCGCATCAGGCAGATGAGTTTGTGCTGCTGAGCGAGATTGAAGAAGGAATCAGCCTCCACATCCAGTTACTGGAGAAGCTTTTATGA
- the argH gene encoding argininosuccinate lyase translates to MKLWDKGYTVDNVVDRFTVGNDRVLDLKLAKHDVAGNKAHAQMLASIGILTSEELKSILDGLNTIEQSITDGSFTIEDTFEDVHSKIEFELVRLIGEAGKKIHTARSRNDQVLVDLHLYAKEEIEVMLALTQQLFDTLMKLAEQHQSILMPGYTHMQVAMPSSFGLWFSAYAEALIDDVHMLQAAARIADQNPLGSAAGYGSSFPINRTMTTELLGFGTMKYNVVAAQMSRGKLERTVAMAMASVSGTLAKLSADICLYMSQNFGFVSFPKELTTGSSIMPHKQNPDVFELLRAKSNRLQALPTEIILITNNLTSGYHRDFQLLKEGLMSGIDTLKDNLEVCDFMLQHIQVNPDLLDNAIYDHMYSVEEVNALVLGGMSFRDAYRQLGIDIMEGRYTPKKQVHHTHEGSIGNLCLGEIRSKMEKAMTR, encoded by the coding sequence ATGAAATTGTGGGATAAAGGATATACGGTAGATAATGTGGTGGACCGGTTTACGGTGGGCAACGACCGCGTGCTCGACCTGAAACTGGCCAAGCATGATGTGGCTGGAAATAAGGCCCATGCCCAAATGCTCGCTTCCATCGGTATCCTGACAAGCGAAGAGTTGAAATCCATTTTGGACGGATTGAACACCATCGAGCAGAGCATTACTGATGGCTCCTTTACCATTGAAGATACGTTTGAGGACGTACACAGCAAGATTGAATTCGAATTGGTGCGCTTGATAGGCGAAGCTGGAAAGAAGATCCATACGGCCCGTTCGCGCAACGACCAAGTGTTGGTCGATCTGCATCTCTATGCCAAGGAAGAGATTGAAGTGATGCTCGCATTGACGCAACAGTTGTTCGATACCTTGATGAAACTGGCAGAACAGCATCAATCTATTCTGATGCCGGGCTACACGCACATGCAAGTTGCCATGCCATCTTCCTTCGGACTGTGGTTCAGTGCCTATGCCGAAGCCTTGATCGATGATGTGCACATGCTACAGGCAGCAGCACGCATTGCCGATCAGAATCCATTGGGTTCGGCTGCTGGTTATGGTTCTTCGTTTCCAATTAACCGAACCATGACCACCGAACTCTTGGGATTCGGCACCATGAAATACAACGTGGTTGCCGCACAAATGAGTCGCGGTAAACTGGAACGCACCGTTGCCATGGCCATGGCTTCTGTATCTGGTACGCTTGCCAAGCTTTCTGCGGATATCTGCCTCTACATGAGTCAGAACTTCGGATTTGTGAGTTTCCCGAAGGAATTGACCACAGGTTCGAGCATCATGCCGCACAAGCAGAACCCCGATGTGTTTGAGCTGCTACGTGCCAAAAGCAACCGTTTGCAGGCCTTGCCTACCGAGATCATCCTCATTACCAATAACCTGACAAGCGGCTATCACCGTGATTTCCAATTACTGAAAGAAGGGTTGATGTCTGGCATCGATACCCTCAAGGACAATCTGGAAGTATGCGATTTCATGCTGCAGCACATTCAGGTCAATCCTGATCTGCTGGACAACGCCATTTACGACCACATGTACAGCGTGGAGGAAGTAAACGCGCTTGTATTGGGTGGCATGAGCTTCCGCGATGCGTATCGTCAGCTTGGTATCGACATCATGGAAGGACGTTACACACCCAAGAAGCAGGTGCATCATACGCACGAAGGCAGCATCGGGAATCTGTGTTTGGGAGAGATCCGTAGCAAGATGGAAAAGGCGATGACGCGTTGA
- a CDS encoding PorP/SprF family type IX secretion system membrane protein, which produces MGKISWLLFLVCFGLSSKAQDPAFTQYFSSPVYLNPAFAGFDGCSRISTAYRNQWPAISGNYQTANAWYDRMIGKTHGVAVNYQFDLAGETIQTHSLSFVYAPAIRLFKNRLVISPALQLGWQHKYVDFSQLTFGDMIDPRYGHINYLTQPIDGESSSDVFDMSAGLLIFHSNFTYGAAFHHLTQPNEGLNGISKLPIKYTAHISYVGVINDHYKISPAFIFMDQQDFSQLQSTLTVYLYGARIGAGFRSSFNNPDAVLFMLGYQGHGFRVGYSYDYTVSGLANSTGGSHEATLAYVFNCINKAAHRKGTELIGF; this is translated from the coding sequence ATGGGGAAAATCAGCTGGCTTCTATTCTTGGTATGTTTCGGACTGTCTTCAAAGGCGCAAGACCCGGCATTCACGCAGTATTTCAGTAGTCCCGTCTACCTCAATCCTGCCTTTGCTGGTTTTGATGGTTGTTCGAGAATAAGCACGGCTTACCGTAATCAGTGGCCAGCCATCAGTGGCAATTACCAAACCGCAAATGCATGGTACGACCGCATGATCGGAAAAACGCATGGCGTGGCTGTCAACTATCAATTTGACCTTGCTGGAGAGACCATCCAGACCCATTCCCTTTCCTTCGTCTACGCACCGGCCATTCGTCTTTTCAAGAATAGATTGGTCATTAGTCCTGCGCTGCAATTGGGCTGGCAGCACAAATATGTCGACTTCAGCCAACTGACCTTCGGTGATATGATCGATCCGCGTTATGGTCATATTAACTATTTAACTCAACCAATAGATGGCGAAAGCAGTTCGGATGTATTCGATATGAGTGCAGGATTACTCATCTTCCATTCCAATTTCACCTATGGGGCAGCGTTCCATCACCTTACACAACCCAACGAAGGCCTTAATGGCATCTCTAAACTCCCCATCAAATACACGGCTCACATATCGTATGTTGGCGTCATCAACGATCATTACAAGATCTCGCCAGCATTCATCTTCATGGACCAACAGGATTTCAGTCAGTTGCAATCTACCCTGACCGTTTACCTCTATGGCGCGCGCATTGGTGCTGGGTTCAGAAGCAGTTTCAATAACCCGGATGCCGTGCTTTTCATGCTCGGATACCAAGGACACGGTTTCCGCGTGGGCTACAGCTACGATTATACCGTCTCAGGACTCGCAAACAGCACGGGCGGAAGCCACGAAGCCACCTTGGCCTACGTTTTCAACTGCATCAACAAGGCAGCGCACAGGAAAGGAACTGAATTGATCGGTTTTTAG